DNA sequence from the Sphingomonas taxi genome:
GCGACGAGGATGATCAGCAACGTCGCTGCCGCCGCCCAGTTGCGCCGCCCCGGCATCTTGGCGAGCAGCCAGTGGAACAGCGACTGGAACAGGATCGCCGCGAGCAGGCTCCACAGCAGCGCCGCGACGAACGACGACACGACGAGCAACAGCCCGCCGGTGATCAGCGCCAGGAACAGGATCAGCCCGCCCGATTCGAGCCGTCGTCTATCGATCACGTCATTCCCCTTCGTCGTCCGTCCCCGTGCGGACCGGGGCAAGAACCCGTCAGGACCGTTTCGGGTCCGTCTCGGTCCTGCGGTGAATCATGCAAAGGCGCGAAGGCACGAAGAAGAAGGACGATTTGGTTCGCGCGGAGGCGCGGAGGCGCGGAGAGGTTGCGCCTGTCGGACGGTCACCGCGTACCACAAGCGTGGTCCTGACCAGATCGGCGCGCAAAGGCGCAGAGGGACGAGCGCGATTCCGTCGCGATGCCGATCTGCGCCGGAAAGATGAAGCGCCTTCGGCGCAACGGGCACGCTTCTCGGCGCCTCTGCGCCTCTGCGCGCAAAACCCTTCTTCTCTCCGCGCCTCCGCGCTTCCGCGTGAACCGGTCTTCTTCGCGCCTTCGCGTGAAAATCAGCGCTCGTCGGGCCCGAGGCTCGGATCGAGGTCGCGCGGCCGTACGAACCGGCGCAGATCGCCGCCGCCCTCCGCCACCGCCGACCAGTCGGCGATATCGAAGGTCATCTCCGCCAGCGTCGCGGTCGGGTACTTCTCCTCGACCAGCGCCCGCAGCCCGTCCGGCGCCGCCGGCACCAGCATCAGCACCAGATCCTCGAGCCCCGGATTGTGCCCGACGAGCAGCACCCGCTCGGCCTCCGCCGGCAGGTCGTGCACCACGTCGAGCAGAGTCGCCGCCGAGGCGAGATAGATACGCCGCTCCCACGCAGGCGCCAAGTCGCGGCCATAGCCCGCCGCCACCGCATCGAGCGTCTCGCCGACGCGCACCGCCGGCGAGGCGACGACGTGATCGAAGGCGAGGTCGAGGCTGCGCATCTTCCGGCCCACCGTTTCGGCGGCGCGCCTGCCCTTGGCGTTGAGCGGGCGGTCGAAATCGCGGCTCACCGGATCGTCCCAGCCGGACTTGGCGTGGCGCAGCAGCGTCAGCGTCTTCAACCGGCGTCTCCGTGGTGCATCGCGGGAGCCGCCTCATGCCCGATGTGAGTCGGTAAGGAAAGCCGCGCCTGCACCCGCGCCACCGCCTCGTCGAGCGTCACCCGCGCGATGCCGACGCCGGGCGGAAACGCCGACAACAGCCGCGACGGCATCGCCGACGACAGCATGACGAACGCGCCGCGATCGTCGGCGCGGCGGATCAGCCGCCCGAACGCCTGCGCCAGCCGCGCCCGCACGATGCGATCGTCATAGGCCGACCCGCCCCCCGCCAGCCGCCGCGCGGCGTGCAGCACGCTCGGCTTGGGCCAGGGCACGCCCTCCATCACCACCAGCCGCAGCGACGATCCCGGCACATCGACGCCGTCGCGCAGCGCATCGGTGCCGAGCAGCGAGGCGTGCGGATCGTCGCGGAAAATATCGACGAGCGTGCCGGTATCGATCGGATCGACGTGCTGCGCGTGCAGCGGCAGCCCCTCGCGCGCCAGCCGGTCGGCGATGCGGCCGTGGACACCGCGCAGCCGCCGGATCGCGGTGAACAGACCGAGCGTGCCCCCGCCCGCGGCGACGATCAGCCGCGCATAGGCGTTGGCGAGCGCGGGCAGGTCGCCACGCTTGACGTCGGTGACGATCAGCA
Encoded proteins:
- a CDS encoding SixA phosphatase family protein; this translates as MKTLTLLRHAKSGWDDPVSRDFDRPLNAKGRRAAETVGRKMRSLDLAFDHVVASPAVRVGETLDAVAAGYGRDLAPAWERRIYLASAATLLDVVHDLPAEAERVLLVGHNPGLEDLVLMLVPAAPDGLRALVEEKYPTATLAEMTFDIADWSAVAEGGGDLRRFVRPRDLDPSLGPDER